A single region of the Musa acuminata AAA Group cultivar baxijiao chromosome BXJ1-11, Cavendish_Baxijiao_AAA, whole genome shotgun sequence genome encodes:
- the LOC103970264 gene encoding uncharacterized protein LOC103970264 isoform X1, with product MPSCVLGFSMFDAYRVTLGTVRGRWGMTDETCESKIYVGNIDQRVPESNVIKMFSPFGKIISEDFLWHTRGPKRGEPRGYAFIQYSTKEEALLAKTKMNGRFVSGRPLVVRLASEKHLGDMESKFACAETKANDARSSTLGQMNRNAKIAAIRNKLKSLEEQGGCATKKPRLLTNSLPPGNKDHSLTGYQESD from the exons ATGCCATCCTGTGTGTTGGGGTTTTCGATGTTCGATGCATATCGAGTAACTCTCGGTACAGTTCGAG GACGGTGGGGTATGACCGATGAAACGTGTGAAAGCAAGATATATGTTGGCAATATTGATCAAAGGGTCCCTGA GTCCAATGTGATCAAGATGTTTTCCCCTTTTGGGAAGATTATATCTGAAGATTTTCTGTGGCACACCCGTGGTCCTAAACGTGGGGAACCACGTGGCTACGCCTTTATCCAGTATAGCACGAAAGAG GAAGCTCTATTGGCAAAAACAAAGATGAATGGTAGATTTGTTTCTGGACGCCCTCTGGTCGTTCGTTTGGCCAGTGAGAAGCATCTGGGAGACATGGAATCAAAGTTTGCCTGTGCTGAAACAAAAGCCAATGATGCACGCAGCAGCACGCTAGGGCAAATGAATCGGAATGCCAAGATCGCAGCGATAAGGAATAAATTGAAGTCCCTCGAAGAACAAGGAGGTTGTGCGACGAAGAAACCAAGACTGCTAACAAATTCCTTGCCTCCTGGCAACAAGGATCATTCTTTGACGGGATATCAAGAATCAGACTGA
- the LOC135596823 gene encoding receptor-like protein kinase HERK 1, with amino-acid sequence MDLRILAFLLPLFLPSALFVSTTAFNPDTSHYLNCGSAPDIVITTDVPSRNFTDDSPFLSDSAKYPSLSNPSVAASSSSLYSTARVFTSSASYRFTINTHGTYVLRLHFFPFSGNSYNLSSARFGVNALQRGVVLLEDFAPISTAPTIKEYFLWVDSDELVVTFAPSSSSPLAFVNAVEVFTAPANLINDEDAQLDIAQLSRQALETVHRINMGGPRVNDSLWRTWIADDEYLLNEVASLVNRTDPDTITYQPNESDDVAPRTVYSTARTMNISSSLRANPNFDFNVTWSFPVVAGYKYLVRTHFCDFISPAINNDVSFDLYVGNLRVQEIQASDRVQFLAQAFYIDYALEVPSSGTINISIGRNVARTTQWNANAMLNGLEIFKVNNTFGSLDGTSNLLSNSSNGVPIAAIVGVAVGGVLLVSLLIIFVMVFIRKRRRSKPLPLLPNESWSPFRETPRGNSVGRSSKSTEGTALAASLRVNLGLYIPLLDIKAATNDFDESLVVGSGGFGKVYKGVLADGTKIAVKRAMPGSKQGYPEFQTEILVLSGIRHRHLVSLIGYCDEQSERILVYEYMEKGTLRNYLYGSDKPCLSWKQRLEICIGAARGLHYLHTGYSHTIIHRDIKSTNILLDENYLAKVSDFGLSKLGPSFGETHVTTGVKGTFGYFDPEYFKTQKLTDKSDVYSFGVMLFEVLCARPVIDRSLSMEQLNLAEWALHWQRRGQLEKIIDQRLVGKINTNSLRKFGETAEKCVAEYGIDRPAFADILWNLEYALQLHVTELKREPHEDSGAVESQMSVAAMRDVDTASLNFDEANDRSRMARQGESDLMASTVFSQLVTDEGR; translated from the coding sequence ATGGATCTCAGGATTCTCgccttcctcctccccctctttctCCCCTCCGCCCTCTTCGTCTCCACCACTGCCTTCAACCCCGACACTTCCCACTACCTCAACTGCGGTTCCGCACCTGACATCGTCATCACCACCGACGTGCCTTCCCGCAACTTCACCGATGACTCTCCCTTCCTCTCTGATTCCGCCAAGTACCCCTCCCTCTCCAATCCCTCggtcgccgcctcctcctcctccctctactCCACCGCTCGCGTCTTCACCAGTTCTGCCTCCTACCGCTTCACGATCAACACCCACGGTACCTATGTCCTCCGCCTccacttcttccccttctccggcAACAGCTACAACCTCTCCTCCGCCCGCTTTGGCGTCAACGCCCTCCAACGCGGCGTCGTCCTCCTCGAAGACTTCGCACCGATCTCCACGGCTCCGACCATCAAGGAGTACTTCCTCTGGGTCGATTCTGACGAGCTCGTTGTCACCTTCGCTCCAAGTTCGAGCTCGCCGTTGGCCTTCGTCAACGCCGTCGAGGTCTTCACCGCACCCGCCAATCTCATCAACGACGAAGACGCACAGCTGGATATCGCCCAATTGTCCCGTCAAGCGCTTGAGACTGTCCACAGGATCAACATGGGCGGGCCTCGGGTCAACGACAGCCTCTGGAGGACGTGGATCGCCGACGATGAGTACCTCCTTAACGAGGTTGCCTCCTTGGTGAACCGCACGGACCCCGACACAATTACGTACCAGCCGAACGAGTCTGACGATGTCGCTCCGCGGACAGTCTACAGTACGGCCAGAACCATGAACATCTCGAGCTCACTCCGGGCCAACCCCAATTTCGACTTCAACGTTACGTGGAGCTTTCCAGTGGTCGCAGGTTACAAGTACCTAGTACGAACACATTTCTGTGATTTCATATCGCCAGCGATCAACAATGACGTCAGCTTCGACCTCTACGTCGGGAACCTGCGAGTTCAGGAGATACAAGCCAGTGATCGCGTTCAGTTTCTTGCCCAAGCATTCTATATTGACTACGCCTTGGAAGTTCCGAGCTCCGGAACGATCAATATAAGCATTGGCCGGAACGTTGCCCGGACCACGCAGTGGAATGCTAATGCGATGCTCAACGGGCTGGAGATCTTCAAGGTAAACAACACGTTCGGCAGCCTTGATGGAACTTCCAACCTGCTATCAAATTCCAGCAATGGCGTGCCTATTGCAGCGATAGTCGGCGTCGCTGTTGGTGGCGTCCTGCTTGTGAGTCTTCTGATCATCTTTGTCATGGTCTTCATACGTAAGAGGCGCAGATCGAAGCCTCTGCCTCTGCTGCCGAATGAATCCTGGTCTCCGTTTCGAGAAACTCCGCGCGGAAACTCTGTTGGGCGTTCGAGTAAGTCCACCGAAGGAACGGCGCTCGCAGCATCGCTCAGAGTTAATCTCGGCCTCTACATCCCCCTGCTCGACATCAAGGCAGCTACTAACGACTTCGATGAGAGCCTTGTTGTCGGCAGCGGCGGCTTCGGGAAGGTATACAAGGGTGTCCTCGCCGACGGTACCAAGATCGCGGTGAAACGAGCCATGCCGGGATCGAAGCAAGGGTACCCGGAGTTCCAGACTGAGATCCTCGTCCTGTCCGGTATTCGCCACCGGCATCTCGTCTCCTTGATCGGGTACTGCGACGAGCAATCGGAGAGGATCTTGGTCTACGAGTACATGGAGAAGGGGACGCTGAGGAACTACTTGTACGGCTCGGACAAGCCGTGTCTTTCATGGAAGCAGAGGCTGGAGATCTGCATCGGGGCCGCCAGGGGCCTTCACTACCTCCACACCGGCTACTCGCACACCATCATCCACCGCGACATCAAGTCCACCAACATCCTGCTTGACGAAAACTACTTGGCCAAGGTCTCCGACTTCGGCCTCTCCAAGCTGGGTCCTTCCTTCGGCGAGACCCATGTCACAACCGGAGTCAAGGGCACCTTTGGATACTTCGACCCGGAATACTTCAAGACGCAGAAGCTCACCGACAAATCCGACGTCTACTCCTTCGGAGTGATGCTCTTCGAGGTGCTGTGCGCGAGGCCCGTGATCGATAGAAGCCTCTCCATGGAGCAGCTGAACCTGGCGGAGTGGGCGCTTCACTGGCAGAGGAGAGGCCAGCTCGAAAAGATCATCGATCAGAGGCTTGTGGGAAAGATCAACACCAATTCACTGAGGAAGTTTGGCGAGACGGCGGAGAAGTGTGTCGCAGAGTATGGTATCGACAGGCCTGCGTTCGCGGACATCCTGTGGAACTTAGAGTACGCTCTCCAGCTTCATGTGACGGAGCTGAAGAGGGAACCGCACGAGGATAGTGGCGCTGTGGAGTCGCAGATGTCAGTAGCAGCGATGAGGGACGTGGATACGGCGAGCTTAAACTTTGATGAGGCAAATGACAGGAGCAGGATGGCCAGGCAGGGGGAATCGGACTTGATGGCAAGCACCGTATTCTCCCAATTGGTCACCGACGAAGGAAGATAA
- the LOC135596824 gene encoding probable receptor-like protein kinase At5g24010 has product MASRRIPGDLATGLLLLFSLISTLSAVRFSPPDNHLIACGASSAADLDDGRAFLPDSGLSPPVLRSHGRQISLSNPSPDAVPLHRNARVFACPSSYEFEIKNKGIHRIRLHFYPFSTPEYDLSSARFHVLASDITLLSYFGTSSPVMKEYFINLNEGKLVISFSPADRSSFAFVNAIEVMSAPKDLILDAGRLVKPDEITEFHGLSKQALETLYRVNIGGPKVTPFNDTLWRTWVSDVEFLKLSSASKVVTYSGRIKYQRYGASREVAPDNVYNTARATSGATVPGSNYSMTWEFPVSSGYKYLVRMHFCDIASLALNQLYFNVYLNGYLAYQDFDLSDSTGQILASPYYVDFVVDVDVLELLSISIRPSNLSNPSWIRGLLNGLEIMKINNTMGSLDGKAPVILVSEDPVGRGFGAFLRSLTCGFAFMSLSVIAFMLFLRWRSESRSLMSWSRLPVDVSNGKLSKDSPVIPGKLVDF; this is encoded by the coding sequence ATGGCGAGTCGTCGAATCCCTGGCGATCTCGCCACCGGTctgctcctcctcttctccctcaTCTCCACCCTCTCCGCGGTCCGCTTCTCTCCCCCTGACAACCACCTCATCGCCTGCGGCGCTTCCTCCGCCGCCGACCTCGACGACGGCCGCGCGTTCCTCCCCGACTCCGGCCTCTCCCCACCCGTCCTCCGTTCCCACGGCCGCCAGATCTCCCTCTCCAACCCGTCCCCGGACGCCGTCCCCCTCCATCGGAATGCCAGGGTCTTCGCTTGCCCCTCCTCCTATGAGTTCGAGATCAAGAACAAGGGAATCCATCGGATCCGCCTCCACTTCTACCCCTTCTCCACCCCGGAGTACGACCTCTCCTCCGCTCGCTTCCACGTTTTGGCCTCGGATATTACCCTATTGTCCTATTTCGGCACCTCGAGCCCTGTGATGAAGGAGTACTTCATCAACCTGAATGAAGGGAAGCTCGTAATATCGTTTTCTCCGGCGGACAGGTCCTCCTTTGCCTTTGTAAACGCCATCGAAGTCATGTCAGCTCCGAAAGATCTCATTTTGGACGCTGGAAGGTTAGTAAAACCCGACGAAATTACGGAATTTCATGGGCTTTCGAAACAGGCTTTGGAAACACTCTATAGGGTTAATATTGGGGGTCCAAAGGTGACTCCTTTTAACGATACTCTCTGGAGGACGTGGGTTTCTGACGTTGAGTTTCTAAAGCTGAGTTCTGCTTCGAAAGTTGTGACATATAGCGGAAGGATTAAGTACCAGAGATACGGAGCGAGTCGTGAAGTTGCCCCTGATAATGTTTATAATACCGCAAGAGCAACGAGTGGTGCCACTGTTCCAGGCTCCAATTATAGCATGACATGGGAATTCCCCGTCAGTTCAGGTTACAAGTACCTTGTTCGGATGCATTTCTGTGATATTGCTAGTTTGGCGCTTAACCAGCTTTATTTTAATGTCTACCTTAATGGGTACTTGGCATATCAAGATTTTGATCTCTCTGATTCCACTGGGCAAATACTGGCTTCACCATATTATGTAGACTTTGTTGTGGATGTTGATGTTTTGGAGCTTTTGAGCATAAGCATTCGTCCATCTAATCTGAGTAATCCTTCCTGGATTCGAGGATTGTTGAATGGTTTGGAGATAATGAAGATCAACAATACAATGGGCAGTCTTGATGGCAAGGCTCCAGTTATCTTGGTTTCTGAGGATCCGGTCGGAAGAGGCTTTGGAGCTTTTCTTCGTTCACTTACATGTGGCTTTGCTTTTATGAGCTTGTCAGTGATTGCCTTCATGCTATTCTTGAGGTGGCGGTCTGAGTCAAGGAGTCTTATGTCTTGGTCACGTCTACCTGTTGATGTTTCAAATGGTAAGTTGTCCAAGGATTCTCCAGTTATACCAGGTAAGTTGGTAGACTTTTGA
- the LOC103970264 gene encoding uncharacterized protein LOC103970264 isoform X2, with translation MTDETCESKIYVGNIDQRVPESNVIKMFSPFGKIISEDFLWHTRGPKRGEPRGYAFIQYSTKEEALLAKTKMNGRFVSGRPLVVRLASEKHLGDMESKFACAETKANDARSSTLGQMNRNAKIAAIRNKLKSLEEQGGCATKKPRLLTNSLPPGNKDHSLTGYQESD, from the exons ATGACCGATGAAACGTGTGAAAGCAAGATATATGTTGGCAATATTGATCAAAGGGTCCCTGA GTCCAATGTGATCAAGATGTTTTCCCCTTTTGGGAAGATTATATCTGAAGATTTTCTGTGGCACACCCGTGGTCCTAAACGTGGGGAACCACGTGGCTACGCCTTTATCCAGTATAGCACGAAAGAG GAAGCTCTATTGGCAAAAACAAAGATGAATGGTAGATTTGTTTCTGGACGCCCTCTGGTCGTTCGTTTGGCCAGTGAGAAGCATCTGGGAGACATGGAATCAAAGTTTGCCTGTGCTGAAACAAAAGCCAATGATGCACGCAGCAGCACGCTAGGGCAAATGAATCGGAATGCCAAGATCGCAGCGATAAGGAATAAATTGAAGTCCCTCGAAGAACAAGGAGGTTGTGCGACGAAGAAACCAAGACTGCTAACAAATTCCTTGCCTCCTGGCAACAAGGATCATTCTTTGACGGGATATCAAGAATCAGACTGA